The window ACACATAGATgtggggtttgctgctgcttgatAATTGAACACATCAAATGTCAGCATTTGTGACAACGCCTTACGTGTTTCTGGTGTAAAGATAGAAGCTAAAGGCTGCTTCAGGAGTAGGACTTTCAGCTCTCCCACCATTACCTCTTGTCTCTTGCACTatcactttttttgttgtttaatatcttGCAAAGTCCACATTTGTGGAATTAACTTGCTAGAAAGGACAAGCCGCATTGCAACGCAATgttaacagcagcagctgggccTCTCAGAATGCTTCAGGCTTTGCACTAGGCAGCAGTAATTACCAAGTCACTGTAACTTTTTGTCTTGCTGTTTCTCTGTCAAACTCTAAATAGGCTGTAACAGTTTATAAATAGACTGCACCTGGAATGTGACTTTTATAAAAGCAGCTATTTTCTTGCAGTTCTGTGATGTCTTGCATGATCATATAATGCTAGTGATGAAGAAATTTAAATGATGAATTTTAGTGTAAGAATTTTAGCTGTCCAACCAAGTGTAGCAGAAAGTAAAACATAAATGATGTAAAGCAAAGTAAATCtggatttttatgtttttcataatCTGTGATATTTAAGTAATGTGAATACAGGCTTCTTCATTTTAAGCATGatttatgtgcatatatatgtgtgtatagaAAGCACATAATGTATACTGTATAACAGCTCTGTTGATCACTGCAGACTGTTGCACAGGAAGGTGAAATGAGGACAAACTTGCCTGCAGCTCTCTGGCAAGTCCCTCTGACAAGGGGACTGGACCACGTCCTGCCAGCTCTCTGCTGCTAAGCTGTTCTTTGTCTGGATATGCTATTATCACCACTGTTGTTTTTCCCCATCATTCGTGAATTTTCTCCTGTGGCCAAAGAGGAAGTAACATGGATGGTAGCTTAGATTGAGAGAGCCaagttctccttttctttctgcgCTTAAATATGCTgggatgttttttctctttaattttccatttctgggAAACCCATTAAAGCCTATCCCTCTGCTTTCCTCAGCTGCGTTTCTGATGATTCAGTGAAGCAGTACACGTCAAAGGACCATCTTGCCAAGCATTTCCAGGTTCCTGTGTTCAAGTTTGTGGGCAAAGACAACAAGGTAAGCTCAAAACACACCTCTGAGATATTGCATCAGCTCTGATCTGACTGGGGAATCTCAGCACAGAACTGGCTGTATTAGAGTGCAAAGGAGAGGAGTGACTTCCCCAAGGCAGATGGTGCTGTGCCTGTTCCAGCAGTGTTGTCTTTCAGGACCCTAACACAGGTACTTTAGGAGAGAGTGATAAAACCAGCTAAAATTAAGTAAAGCATGAAGGACGGTTGCTATAGCAGGCTGAAATCGTTGTTGTTTTCTGAGTAGTCTTACTGGACACTTGTACACTGGGTGAGAAAAGTGTTCCCAATCACCAGGCCCAGGGCACAGTGTCCTATCTTTAAAACAAGATGGTCTATGGTTTTGAATCTCTTCAACCTTATATCTTCTCTAGCTCTTGTGAGTATAGGTGCCAGGTTTCCAGATACAAGGCCACCATACTATTTAATTCAATGTGAAACCATGCTGTCAAGGCTGGTGGCACTCTGAGGCAAAAGCTTTGTAGTGGGAGGACAATTGAAGGATAATGCCATATTCCTAATGCTAATAACTTCTCTGTGCTAGAAGAAATGTAGTCTTAACAGTCATTGTTATGTTCAGCCAATGCTGTTTGCTCCAGAAGTCATAAAGCTGCCACTCCAATTACAGCCTCAGTAGAGTTAAAACAGATGAGATCTTTCAAAATTCAAAGATTTTGCTTGGCTATCTGTTTGCCACTGCTGCTTCCAAACTGCATCCTCCCTGCCTGTGCAAGGGATTTTGCTTCAAACCTCACCATAGACCAAAcattcacaaatattttcttccctacTTCCTGCTTGCAGGGATCTTGCTTACTCTCCTTGTCATTTAGAAGGCAAGGAGTACCCATCCTGTCACTGCCTGACTTTACTGGGCAGAAAGAAAGGGTAGCTGTCTCCCTGGcctttgtttccccttctcccctcaGCTACCAGTTTTAGCTCCTCATCAGCCTGAGTTTTTCTCCTTTGCCCCTCAGTCTCCtagctttgttttctcagcTCATGTCAGATTCTCTTGCATCTTTCTATCAGTCCATTCTCTTGCATCTTTCTATCAGTCCATCTCCTTGTGAGGCTTCACACGTTCTTCGTCTGCTTCCTGCTATGCAGTTCCTTCCAGTTCATGTGAGATCTTCCAAGCTTGTCCCTGGCATTTTCATCCCTGCCTCTGGAGGATCATTTCATGCCTTTGCATTACCTGTTTAGCCCTTGGCTAACAGACAGATGCCATACTCTGACATCTCAGCCAGCCGCTCTGGAAAACATGTCCTCTCCTGGGCACTTAAGAAAACATGAAGCAGCCAGTTTGGCTGTGGGTGGCAATGGTGGATGCAGACCTTGTTGATGTGGGAATGGAAATGGCTGCACCGTGGGAATAGCATCACCCATTCTCTGAGAGagctggcagcagtgccagtgTGATTCCCAGAGCTGTGTGCTGACATGGCCTGCTGTCTTGCCACCCTCCAGGAGGTGTTCTTGCATTGCCGCATCCTTGTGTGTGGGGCGCTGGATGAGAGCTCTCGCTGTGCCCAGGGCTGCCGGAGACGGGTGCGCAGGTCAGCTgagacagaggaagaggaggaatcTGTTCACATGGCAAACCACATCCTGACAGGTGGCCCCATCAGAATCGACTTTGATGACTAACACCAACCTACTggaacagcatctctgctgagaCGACTTTCCTTGTCAGTGCCTGCTTGCATGGTTGTTTAAGAAACAAGATGAATTTGGTAAAGCCCCACTGAACCCCTTAGGACATGTTTCCCTAAGTGTGTGATGATTATTTGTGAAGTATGTTGGGAACGCAAGGCAGTGTGTATAGACTGAGTGCAACCCGGACTGCAGAACAGTTTtatctgccatttcttcccaacAACCCTTCAGATGAAGGGACCCTATTGCTTTTCAGGCCTGAAGGATTACCCAACTTGGTCCTTCCCTGCATCCACCTAAGGACTGTTTGTCCTTGACAATGTTATTGAAGCTCTTCTGTCATCAGACAATACAAACACTATCTTATCATAGCTGAACGTGTTTGCTATGCAGTTCTGTGAATGATGCTGAAGCTTTGGATGTACTGAGATTTTGGGTTGACCATTAGAAAGCATGTGTAAAAATATTATATCTCCTAATGTCTAAGTTCCTTGGAGCTATAAAACAGTTGTCATTGCATGCacatttaaatgttatttttaaatagtaaaaGGTATTTAATAAAACTTGATTTTTAGTGTCTTCTTATAATTGCATGCAGTTttagcagtattttcttttgtatttagtgttcttttatttttctcccttttctgcccccccaaaaaatgtGGTCCCTTTCATAAATGCTATAGCACCTTCATTGTAAGAGAAAGACCATAAAACATCCTCTGTATTGTTTAGTACCTTGACTGTaagaaaaatgccattaaaCAGCAGCACCCCCTCTCCTAAGTGTGCCGCTACCAAGTCTTTGAAAGTTGTCATGCATCATTACCTTGGCCTAGAGAGGCTCTGGCCCTGACAAAGGGATTAGAGGAATGCACATTACGTGTTTCTAGCAATCATTTGTAATGTGGGTAGTTCTCAGGACAGGGTTGTCCCCAGTGAGCCTGCTGACAGGAGATACGGCAGCATTATTTGAGTGACTCTGCACATTTGCAGTCCCCTGGTGGGTGGAAGCTGGATATGGATGCAATtactggtggtggtggtggcggCGTCATGGTTCTTTGTCAGGAATCCCTTTGGGCTGTTAAGATCCttccaaagaaaacataatgGATGATCAGCTTGGGCTCCTCTGGGCTTCATTTAGGAGGAGGAGTACTGTGTGGTGAAGGAAATATGGGGTGAAAGGAAGGAGGCACAGTGAACAGTGAAGGACTAAGTAGgagaggcagggctggagggtgAAAGAGGAGGGATCCATCTCCACCACTGGCTGTGGCACCACAGTGTGTTCATGAGGTTTTCTGCAAGAAGCTTCACAGTGTGCAGTGTTCTCCCGTGTGTCTGGAAGTGTCCTGGGAGTCCCCCCTAGCCTTCATTACCCATTTTCTACTTTGGTTGGAAACAACCAAATTGCTGCCAAGGCCAAAATTTGTTGCTGCTCTCAAATGGACAGGGAGTCTGTTTGAAGGGCCCATTTAGAAGGGAGTCGCAAATCTCCTCAGCAATGTTCCATttcacagatttatttcttttgctgagTGAGATTCCAGTGAGGAACACAGTGATGGGCTGGGAGCTTAATGATTTTTCTGAATAGCTTCATGGCTGCTTTTCCCATTTGggaatatgtgtgtgtgcatgtgtgtgtggtagaagaaatgaaaatgtttctatGATGATATGTCAGTGTAAGCGGAAAGACACTTTCGTGTGCTACCTAGccaaatgtgaaagaaaaagaaatcaaaaagcCACCTCCTTGCATTTCTGTGCatctcctggctctgctgatGCACATCTGCATTAGGACCACATGGGCAATTTCCTGCTGTCATTTCTTTGTTCAGGCACCCCCTGCTAAATATATTTGTTTAGATAAAACAAGAGCTGGAAAATTAAATCAATTAGCTGGTGCCTTCTGGAAAGGCAactggtgttttttgtttgtgtgaaaGGGCCATGGGGGAGTAGTGGAGAAGAGATTAATTTCCtggtttatttcagttattgTGCACATTATTTCATTCTTCCTGACAGGCTCATATGAAGCAgcctttctgctttgcagctttTTAGTTGAATAATCTGGAAGAGTAATGAGGAGGAAACACTGGCCTGTGTGGCCATGTGAATGGAGCAGTCTGGGAAGGTGCCTTGAAAGCAGGATAGCAGGTCTACTGTCTTTCACTGGCCTGTGGCCATTCCTCCACTGACACAAAGGGAATGGCTCTTAGGCATAAACACCACCATTTCTCAAAGTCTTTTAGCTCTCCCCAGTTTGCTTCTTGCTTCCATCTGTTGTCTTTCTCAGTATTACAACCTGGAGATGAAATCAAAGACCAAACTCATCTGAGAGCCAAGGTATTTGTCTGTTTAATTTAATCTGCTACACCACATAGTGGAAGCAAAACATACTGCACAAGCAGTGGTCGAACATCTGCGTGAGTTGCAAACAATCCTGCGAATGCAGAAAGTCGTCAGGAAGCCATCAGGTGAGCACAGTGTTGTcttcctgctcagagcaggatgGAAGTGAAGATGACCCAAGGTTTGTCCATTGACCTGAAGAGTCCTGTGACCAGCTGCTTCAGTGGCTGTACGCCGACTGAGTAGCAGGAACAATGTGAAGGGGAAGCGACTTTTAGTTTGGATGCAGAAGTTTTACTGTAGTTCATGTACTGGTTTTCTCCTATACAGGAttatttggtggttttcttGAGTCACTGCCACCACTTGAAGGCTCAAACGTTTTCTGAGCAGCTCTACAAAGCTGCTCACAGGTTTCTTCAGATTGCCACAGTTCAATTTTGTTGTGAAGAATGCACTTACTCAGTACTCAGTAGCTGCCCTGTGTGCAGCAGTCTGTAGTGTTTGGGATGAATGGTGGTCTGAAAGCATAAGAAACTGATTTATATTAGTGGTGTTTCCAACACATCAGTAGCAACTTCCTCTCAACAAGAAACAGATGAAAGTTGTCTGCAAATGTTGTATGTAGATGAAATTCCATATACTACTTAAAATTCTCATtttgtatgcaaaaaaaaattccccTTAGCAGATGGGAGTATTAACCACGTTTTAGAAAGAAAGCAGTCTGAGGCTGCTGACAGCTCTTCAGCTGGCCgtgtctctgccccatagaggtAGCATGTAAACCCTGCCACCTGACAGGTAAGCCTCAGATTTTGAATGTCTTATCCAAGGCAACTGGGAGCCTCCTGTTTCCCTCATGCAAAAGATGGAGGTGGATACCCAGTCATTTTGTGTAAAAAGGGATCCTAAGGGAAAAGTTTTGTTAAATGATATAGGaggaaaataagtaaatttaTCTGGATgacactgcaaaagaaaagtagCTTTTTCTCCTGAGACTGTGGGAGAGTGCTGTGATTTCACACCTCAGACACAATGGGCTTTGGTCCCCATCTGCCCCAAAATGAACTGTGCCTATATCACATACACTTAAAGTTTTTTCTCATGCTTACCAAATCTCCCTGGatgttttaaatcagttttggaCCCACCAAGTATTCAAATAAGCAGGGTTGTCAGGGTGTGTAATGATAAGATACAAAATGTCAGGGATGGTACTGAAAGTAAATTACCTCTCTTCTTCAGTCTCTCACCAGTGGTGCAAACTGTAAATAGCATGGCCACGGACTGAGATTTTCAGTGGTTGCAGAAACCTAATGCCCTGCACTGCGAATTACAGAGTTAAGGTAGGGAAGAGAGGGGGGAGGGGGCTAATACATGCATGTCTAAGGCAAACAAGTAAAGTATCTTGTTTATAACCAGTGCTGCATCCTGCTTGCCTCTCCTGATCAGTCTGCAGAGAAAATCAGATCATTCAGGCTGATGGACTTGGAAAGGGGTAGGGCTGTTAGACTGCATCTGTGGTGGACAGCAGGCATCACTGCCCTATATTCACAGACTGTCTCCTTTTTCGCAGCTCTCTGCCCAAAAACTGTGGTTGATGTATATTGCTTGGCCAGGTCCCCCCATCCTGTGCTGGGCCAGAGGGCTGATAGAAGTCACTGTGCTGAAGTGCAGTGGCAGAGGGGATGCTTGGTATCAGGCTCATGGAGGCCAGGCATCTGCTCATTTTCACAATTCATCTCGTTCTTCCTCATTGCAAATGCAGGCACTCCTTTGGCTGTTCATGAAGGGCCGGCAGCCCAGGGTCCAGACGGCATTGAACACTGTGTCTGCAACAGATTCACAAGCTGCATGGAAGGAAAAGGTGAGGCAGGTAAGTAACAGGCACTTCAGGACATCTGAGGGATGGGTGGAAACCACCCTAGACTGAGCTCTGCCCCGAGTTCTGTGGTATTTACAGTTGGAAGCAAGGACTGTTGTCTTATCTCTGGGTACTGCAGATTTATAAATCCAGAGGTTCCCTTCTGCTTAACTGGGGGCTCTTTTCTCCCTAGGGTGGCACCAGTCTGACACTAACTTCTTGCCCCTGTCTGGTTTTGCCTCTCTCAGGCTCTTCTGGTTGATGGAGCTCTTGGGGCACTGCAAATAGCACTGTTTACCAAGCAGACTTCCGAGAAGATCTCCACAATACtgtctttcctgtcttttctccCATCAGTTTTGCCTATAGCTACTACTAACCaaccttttctgctttttgggaGTTGCCAGCCAGCATGAAAATCCTACTGCAGTTGTAACAGCAGAGCTGTTGATAGTCTGCCTGACTACTAGCCCCTCCTCTTCCCAAAAATACAAGCCCATAACTTGCTtctcaataaataaataggttAATATGAAGTCTTTTAGGGTTTACTCACTGCCAACCAACATTGACTGCTGAATGCATGTGGGAAAGCCCTGCCTTGGGGCTGTCTCCTCTTGCTTCAGCCTCTCAGAGCACCtcactctgctcctgctgctttagGAGTCTGCTCAGTTGGTAGGTGTTGGAGAGCCTGTAGTGAGTCATGGGAAGACCAAGGCTTTGGTTAACTGGCACTGCTGCAGTTGGAATGTTTGTGCCCATATGGAGGGAGTGCAGATGCTGTTCTCCTGCCTGCTGTCTCTGTCGTGGTGACTCAGTGGAAAGGATCCCAGATAAGAGCTAGGATGGTGGTGGGGGAGGGCTGTGCAACAGGAGCTGTTCATAGCAGCACCGAGTGGCAGGGAGTGGCAGGTATAGAGCGCAGGACAAGAGGCAGAGCAAGGGGAGGAGAGGATGACTCAGAGGTTTGTTAGTTTGCAGCTACCTGTGCTTCCTGCCCCAGCCAGGACAGAGATGATAGAGGTATTTAGTCCTGCTTGGCtatgggcagaggtggcttggCTCAGCCTAGAAGCAAGGGCTCTGCTCCACCTTTACTCCCTagtatttctgtttcactgctgcaggcagaaagTAAAAAGGAGGGATCTAAAAAAATTTGCAGGGGAAAAATCTGAAGGAACAGGAAGAGATTGGCTGCATGAGGATTTGTGGACAGGGGTGACTATGAAAGATTTGCTGTACTTTGGCCTGTAGCACTTATATATTAGTCcatgtctttgttttctcttgctggCCTGGACACTCTTTCCATTTATCTGTGATGAAGTAGAAAGCCATCTGCACTAGTACTTCTAGTCATGCAGCCTTACCTGTGTGCCATAATCAGGCCTCAGGAGGAGCAGATTGGGAGAGGCTCTCCTGCCATGGCTGACTACTAGTTGTGGCAgggtctctgtttcctccttgtCATACAGTGAAGAAGTGCTTGAAGTTGGCCCAGGGGACCAAGAGGCAGGCTTGGACTCTTCACAAAGGTTACCAAATGCAGCCTTTACCAAAAAGCTCTTCTCAAACTTGCAGTCTGAAGCTTTTAAAACTAGGCAAAACCAGGATGGCTGTTGAGCTGCTGACACGTCACTAGAAGTTTGTTAGTATGGGGGCTTCTGACGAATCCAGCTCTGCCCACCATGACTCAGCCACCACCCATGTCCCTGGTGCCATCGTCATCTCTTACCTGTGAAACAGATCCCAGAGAGCCCTTGTCCTTGGCTCTCCCAATTTGTTGGCCCTTGGCCATGTGCAGGTTTCAGTGTGTGGTTTACTGGCTGTGGAATGTTTTTTGACCATGTGAAGGCATTTTAAGCCTTGGGGAGAGCATCCAGGGGTTGAAGGAATTGCAACTATGTTTTCTTgttggtgggtttgttttgggtttttttgtttgtttgggagaGGGGggagttttgtttgggttttgtttctcccACATGTGGTTTGTAATGTTTTCCAACTGTAAATAATTTAGGTCCCCAGTCCTGGGACAGAAGTGTAAGTGTAGAGGGAGATCTCGGTATTCTCACTCATTTCTGACCCACCTGTGACAAGCATGGGGCAGATGTTCTGCTCCCTACTGCAGATTTTCGCTGCTTTTGGCAAGGAGAGAGCTCCCTGGCCACAGGCTTCCCTCCCTGCCATCGCTCCTTCCCTCCATAGGGGATGTGAGCAAGGAAGCCTACCTTCCACCTTGGAGACAAACCCGAGGCTGCGCTTGAGGTCAGAGCAGATGGAGTGGAGGCACCAGCGGAACTTGGCGTCACAGCGGTATTTGTTGGCCCCACAGGTGTCGTAACAGATGTCCAGCTGGTTACAGCACTTGGTCATGGCAGGGATGCCCAAATCTAGctggggaaagagaggaaagcagTGTCCTGTGGCTGCGTCCTTGCCTCAGAATCAAGCAGCTCCAACTGGGTGAGGTATTGCAGAGCCCAGCTGGATCCTGTCCTAGAAGCTACTTCTGAtagctggggcagcaggagggaacCCATGCTTCTCCCTCACCATCTAAAGTAAGGGGCAACAGTAGTGTAGGTCCAGTACAGGACAGACGACATTCCCTTCTTTCTGTTGCAGTGGATTAACTTCTCCTAGAGAGATGGTAAACAGCCCCTCCATGAATCTGCTAGTTCTAGTTTGTCTGAGTTCATTAAAGAGTTTCCTGTCCTTTCCAGCAGTGGCAAAGgccccttttctctttcctccttttcccacaACCTGACAAGTCCTGCTTGTTGGCTTAATAAATCTGCTATAAGTGTTATTAATGCCTTACTTCTCAGAGAGACACTTATGAGACCAAGGACAAATACAGCTTGATCAGGGGAGCTCTACTCACTTGGGGGTAAACAGCAGCTTAGCTAATAaccatgggggtgatggggcagAAGGCCTGCCTCCTGCAGAGGCTGGACTCATTAGCTTGTTATAAATTCCTCCTCTTTTTGGTCTTCCTCATGTGATATTTAGGATACTGTTTCTTCACTTCACTCAGTGCTTGTGACTACCTGCCTAAGGGGAAGGTACTGCAGAAAAGCCCACAAGGTTTGCAGTGAAATGCAGTTTAAGGATCTAATATTACACGAAGAATGGGATGCAAAGAGAGGGCTTTTTGGAGCAGGAATCTGCCCGCTTGCTGCAGACTTCATGGGCAGCAGTAATGCATAAGGTGAATAGTATTTCCTGCTCTTAGAGCCTCCTGGGAGTACTTTTCCTGATGATTCTAACAGGATTTcattaattgcttttaaaataacaagtgGGTGCAGTATTAAAGCCCACAGGTTTATTTCATTGCTTGGCAGAGGCAAAAGCATGGGAGGGGACTAAGGGCCAGGTGTAGAGAATGCCTTCAAGTATTGCCATTTCTACAACATGCCATGCCACTGAGCTGTCATGGAATGTGTTCCCTGTCCTATCACAAGGGCACAGGATTGTTCTGGCCCTTGATAAAAATACGTTCCTCTGCTTGGCCAGGTGCTCCCTTTTCTTCTCATGGTACTAACCTGCTCAGGAAACTTTCTCTTTCAACACCTACCAAGACAACCAGAGCAACAGCCCGGTCCTTCGTAAATGTAACTCATGTTTATGTGACACCTGTTTCACTGCCACCAGCAGTTGAAATCTTAATGCATCCCTGACTGACAGTTAGTTAGGCAGTGCTCAGGCTGACATGTTTGCCTTGCTTGCTGACAGCAGACGGCTTTGTCTTCTGTCAGTCCCAGGCAGATAGCTTGCTCCCTGACACCACACAAAGTGATACTTCCTCCCTTTTCCAGAGCTCTGGCTTCAGCTGTGAACAGAAGCCACCACACAACACTATGTAATGCAGCTAAGCCTTTTCCCTCCTAATGTTATTAGCTGGTTACTGTGATTAGAGAATTGCATCATTTGTGGTTGGCAGATGTGGCAGTACATACACTTTCAGGTACCTTGAGCCCCAGGAAGTTGGAGCTACAGCCGTTGGGTTCCTGTGGTTTGTAGTGAGGTCGTGGCATTGGAGCCTTCcctgagaaagaaaggaaaaatgttagGAAAGCCAATCTTCCCAGTAAGAGCACCAAAAAGCAGGAGTGACAGGCAGCTCCCCGTTGGTCTGCATCCCTAAACACTTCACTCGCCCAGGAGAtgcaaggaggaaaggataggtACTAGATCTGTCTAAAACTTGTGTTTCTCTACACTGTTCCTTGATGTGTGTTCAGtgcttgttctgtttctgtccCAGCTGGGTTTGTAAAAGGGAGATCTCAAATGCGGAGTGAGGTGTTAAGATATTTTGAGGTGCTAAAACAAGACATTTGAACCCTGCTCTGGGAAAACTTTGCAAGCTGAGTGGACACTCCAACAAAAACGTGGGAGCTGAGCCTTTAGTAAGTCCATCACCTCTAGGGCTAAGTTTCTGCTTCCCTGAGCACCACTACAGAATTTAAATAGACATAAAATGGATGTAATTTAGCCCTTGAGGCAGGGTTGAGTTCTTTTAAACTCCACttccactgttttcttcttgtcagCACTGATCATTATTTAAgatgcttttcccttttttctgtcCAGGTCCCCAAAATACCAATGGTTAATGGAGGCATAAATCTACCATGTTCTTGAGAAGACCTCACAGAAAATGCGTAAAAAAATCTTATGCAAGAACATTCCCAGCACCTTCTAAATTAAATATTGCTGGAGTGGTTTTCCTTGAACAACAGCTTTGCAACAAATAAGCAACAAATGAGCAACAAACTGGAATAGCTGAGGGATGCCGATGCTGTTTTCTCCAGCCCTACAGAAATACAGTATGCACCAAGAATTTGGCTGTCCCCAAGCCAAGATAAAGCTCTCTAGCTGACACTGCCACCAGGTGATTGCATTTGTGTGGGAAAGTATTTCCCATTACGGCAGTTACCTACGGTATTTCAACCTTTCTGTCTACTTTTGAATAGGCCAGATTTGCTTCCTGCCCCAGGTGCAATTTTCTAGTGCAGAAAGCACTGTTATTTTTAGCAGGTAGAGCTGTCCTAGCAGTAGACAAAGAGCACAAATCAGTTGGTTGCAGCACACCATCAgtatgggattgcttttgcacCAGAACATAACTCTGCGGTAACTGAGGTATGTTGATGCAAGGGTGACTTCAGAGTTTACTGACACATTGCATAGTACAGTATTTTGGTGGTTATGCCAAGGAGAGAAGGAATTATGTCTATATATGATCTGAATCTATATCCTAAGGCTTCTAAGAAATGTAATGAGAGGAGGGCTGCGCCCAGGTCCTGGTGCAATTCACAGCATAGTTGCTCTTTTGGAAGGGCGTGAGAACTGGGACTCGGAATACAAAGTTCCTGAGCTAAGGCGGCAGGAGGCAGAGGCAAGTTCAAAATCCAACGTGGGTTTTGCAGGATGGGGTCAAATTTTAATGATTTGCTTGTAATATTGACAACATTATCTTTCTGCAGCACATTGTCAGTTAATGGGATAAGGTGGGAATTCAGTGTAGGAGTGGGATTGCTTGGAGATACGGAGATAATTGTGTTTCCAGAGAAAACCTTCCATTAAAAGCTGAAGGTACAGCTATTATGTCTCAGAAAGTtgtcctgaggaaaaaaaatctcacatgAGAATTGTGATCAACAAAACATGAACTATCTTCATGATGAGTCCTTGTTGGAaacctctcctcttcctctctgagAAACAGTTTAATCATTTGTAAGGTGCCCTTTGGTGAACCCTCTCTCAGTTAAAGTCCAAGACACCAAAATTAACCTCTCTCCTATATCCTGCTTTCTAGCtaacagtaaaacaaaagcaaggaagaaataataGGCATTCCTGACTCTACATGACATACACTCTGTGGTCTGGTTACCATCTGTTTTATGGCCATTCCCATAGCTGCTTCTGTGATGGGGGAATGGAGTTGGTGGGTTACACTGACTGTTTGCTAGCCGTGTTTCACCAAAGGCTGACATCTGTGTGCTTGCTGCAGGGCATAGTTGGGATGAAGAAGAGAGCTGCAAGCGCAGCAGGACCTGCATGGCAGCATGCTGAAGAGTGATGCTGATGTGTAAAAGCACAGCATTGCTGAGGAAGCCTGTTCTTTGCAAGGAGTTTTATTTCAGGGCATTTTCTTATCAGCACAACCTTAGAGGAGAACTGAAGTTGGGTTCCTAATGGAAGCAAGTTTCCCTGATGCATTTTAATATCTTCAGGCTGTTGTAGCTATGCCAAGAGACTGGAAAACAGCCAGCTGACTAGAACAGCCGCTGGCCATGCAGGAGGTCTCAGACACTGCAGTACTGGAACACTGGCCGGGGGAAGTGAATGTATTTCAGGATGAATAGATG of the Melopsittacus undulatus isolate bMelUnd1 chromosome 4, bMelUnd1.mat.Z, whole genome shotgun sequence genome contains:
- the PLA2G12B gene encoding group XIIB secretory phospholipase A2-like protein isoform X1, encoding MWLLFKAAVLCLTLGLGQCTEEATQVNTVHPSSRAESSYSDWGIETIRDSFETVNSYFDSFLELLGGKNGVCQYRCRYGKAPMPRPHYKPQEPNGCSSNFLGLKVPESLDLGIPAMTKCCNQLDICYDTCGANKYRCDAKFRWCLHSICSDLKRSLGFVSKVEACESVADTVFNAVWTLGCRPFMNSQRSACICNEEERDEL
- the PLA2G12B gene encoding group XIIB secretory phospholipase A2-like protein isoform X2, with protein sequence MEYVSTDVDMLDLGIPAMTKCCNQLDICYDTCGANKYRCDAKFRWCLHSICSDLKRSLGFVSKVEACESVADTVFNAVWTLGCRPFMNSQRSACICNEEERDEL